Below is a window of Neofelis nebulosa isolate mNeoNeb1 chromosome 8, mNeoNeb1.pri, whole genome shotgun sequence DNA.
AATTGAGCTTTCTAcaggaaaaaaaggttttttgtttttaagttcctAGGCATTTgtgaacagatgaaaaaaattccCGTATTAAAGGGTCTGTGCTTCCTTATGTATTCAAATGTTCCCACCCTCTGCCTCTTCTGTGCAGACGAGTAGGACAGTCCTGCAGCTGCACTAACAGTCCAATCTCCACGTCACTCTGTGCATTGATAACCTAGAACCACAGTATGATTTCTATTTGTAATGCCCCAAGAACAGCCGAAAACAGCAGGATTCAATTCTCCAAACTTTCCGAGGGCCTACTATTTGCTGGGCACAGGGTAGGCACCGGGCAGTGAGTCTGCTGGTTCTGAGAAACACAGATGGCGCTACCAAGAGGAGCTCTCCCCACCAAGCGGCAGGAGGGTGTTTGCTGGCGATCAAGAGAACCAATTTCTCCGCTCTTTCTACCACCTGCGACATGGTATGAAACTCAGGCCCTGGGAACAGGTGCTGTGTCTCTTCTGGCAGGTGCTGCCACGGAAGAACCAAGAGCAGTTTCTAAACAGCTGTGGAATTTGCTCCACAGTCCACATAGTGATGTGTCTCCAAGGAGCTCTGTGTCATGTGGCCAATGTATGAAATCTTCACTGAAGTTctagggggaggaaaaaaaaaacacaagaagagTAAGTTCTGTTTTTGAGATGAAGAAAAGTTGCCTGAATAATTTCTAGCAAGCTCAAGCAACAACATCCATGGGTCCCAGATGCCTATCTTCACGATTACATAACCAGGAGGCCAGAGGATCTTTCTACATTCACAGAAAGGCTATGGCATGAAGAAGTGGTTCTAAATAAGTGGTTCTCAACCCAGGACAATTTTACCCTATAGGAAACTTTCCGCCATGTCTGAAGACCTTCCGGGGTATTACAACTGAGGGGCCGGGAGGTGGTGACTTAACTAGCGTTTAGTGGGTAGAGGctagggatgctgttaaacaacTTGCAGTGCACCAGAcagccccccacaacaaagaactgTTAACGGTGTCCAAGATGTCCCAATGTCCAAAATGTCAACGGTGCCAAGGCTGAGAAGCTCTGCTCTAGACCCTCCTATTTCAAATGTCTAGAAGATGCTTGTCATCCGCAAACTGAACAGTCAGGGTTCTAGGACCAACTCTATAAAGACCCATGACATATGGTAATTTGTGTGGACAGAAAGTAAGTCTGGTCAAACACCCAGTACTTACTACGCCTTGAGAAGTTCTTCTGTTCTTTACTAGTCTCACTCGGATTCTAAAGGGATCACAGAACCAGACCTTACTTCATGGAGAAAACTTTATGTCTACTTGATCACTGTGAATCTGGTGATTTGTGAAGGGAATTGGACACTGCATCTAGAGAACACCCAAGGGTCCACTGTATTTGTGTCTGTAAGACATCATGTGTCCCCTCTTTGGTTAGGTGCCTTTGCTTTGTGGGCCACACAGCATCTCCCGAGCAAAGGCggtgaggtcacacagcttgatGGTCCAGGTGCAGACGCAAAGGCCACGGGGACAGGGAGAAGAGCAACGTACCGCATGAagatcactatgttgtgcaccacGATATCGGGTAATGTGCAGAAGAAGCTACCAAACAGCAAATATGAAAACAGTTAGAttggtttgaagaaaaaaaaaaaaaaaaaaaaaaagaatgaacagaagAGCGCTGAGTGACACAGtcagccctgcttggggctcctctgctcccccacccttCTGACCTAAGTGCTTCCAGGGCTCACTAGCTCTGAGTCCCCACAGAGTCCACACATCCTCCCACGTCATGATACTTGTTTTTTCAAACCCACCATATAAATGCCGGAGCCTGTAAATGTTTCTAGTGGCTAAATGATCTCTTAGAAATCCCAGCACTTCGGTCGAAGGCCAACACACATCCTCCAAACAAACCCCAAGATGGCCAAAGCTTAGGGAACCTACAGGCCAAAGGCTGGGACTTAAGGTAGGACCAGCCCCAATCAACTGAGTACATTCTGAATCCCTTCCATCCAGCAGAGAGCACACATATAGACAATGCTGTCCTTACTACACATAGGAAAACGGTCCTCCCATCTCAGCCTTCGCAGTAAAATTCACCTGAAAATAAGACACCACAGTCAGTCTGTGGCCCAGGCAGGCTCAAGACAGAACAGCACTGTTACCAGCAATCCACAGACTTGAGAGCATTCATCCGTCACATACAAAATACTTCCCCGAGATTGTCCCTGACATAGACCATGACCCTCTAACAACGGCTGCAACCTCTTCCCTTGCGAGAGGCCAACAGACTTCAGACTATAAGACTGCCTCTTCTCGATTTGTAGCGAACTACTTGCTCTTAGAAATTCTTTTGTTCTCCTATCACTCAAATgccagctgattttttttttcctatttctcataATTACAGAGCACATCAAATTTTCCTCATCAACCCGTCGCTGCCAGtggaaatgagaagacagaaagcAAAGTCCTGAGGCTACAGCACCCCACGGCCCCTACTCTTTCCTGAAGCCTGTGAAGCACGGGTCCTAAAAGAACAGCATACCAGTTGCTCGCTCCGAGGTGGAATGAGGGAGACGTTAGTGGTCACGTACGTGCCAACCACTGTGTTCATGTACTGAACCTGGCTGGACAGGCTGGTCACTGCCACAGAGTAGAAATTGGAATTCCTGATTTTCAGGGTGGCCTGCATCAGGGTGAGGGAGGAAACAAGTATGAGTGTCTTGGGTCCAAGACTTGTAGGTGCACAATCTGGGAAGCAAGGCCCTAAGTCTTACCGTGATGGCGAGGATTACAAGGGAGTCCTGCTTATTAAAGGTGACTTTCACCACTTTGATGCCGTCATCATCGACAAGGACTGAAtgtggaaacaggaagaaaaccacCAAACCAGATgccaggagacagagcaggacAGACAGGAGGACGTACTGCTTACTGCAAATGACACAGCACATGATCGGCCCGGGCAGTCAGATATCAAGGTCCAATTAGTCAAGATTAAATGCAAAACCAGGgatgaagggaaaaggaaagtacAAAGAGCCAGGAACAACAACCAGGCAAGAATGAGTGCAGTGGGAGAAGCCTTTAAAAACTCATTTGAATGCCATCCGTCATCTGGAAACAGAAGCTGAAGGGAGGAGCGCGGAGGACAGAAACAGTTCCTCACCTCCCATGATACCCCCGTTCTCCAATGCCTTCCAGGTCAACTCTTTCACTTGGCCCTCAGAATGTTTCTAGCAGTggtccttccccagattgtgaCGGGGCAGAGATATCTTGCTCGAGCAGATAGTATTAAAGGAAATGGGGAATTTACAAGAAcagataaaatttttcaaaaagtagcTGGCACTCATACATATATGGGACTAGGGACAGGAGGACAGAAGTAGGTATCAAGAGGAGAGACACGTGACTCACGTTCTCTGAGGGCGCAATCTCTGATCACTGTGTGGGATCAAAGCCACCAACTCGTTTACTTGTTCTAGGAAAGAACCAAAcaattattttggtaaaataaacCCCATGTGCTCGTGATACTCTCCTTTACGTCACAAACGAACCTGTCACAACAGAGGTTTGCCTGGAATTAGACATTTCTATACTAGTTCCACATTTTGGGTCTAAGGAACAAGAAACCAGTAAATCCATAGACTGTGCCACAAATTACAAGACATCTATCGATCCTACCAGGGCAGTGACATGGAGGTTGAGACATCTAGATCTTGTTCTAGTTTTACCGCATGGCCTTGAGCTGCCGAACGGCCCTGGGGAAGTCATTTCCTCTCTAGGCTGCTGTCTCCTCATGTGTCACATGAAGGCTTTGGAGTAGATGGTTTCTAAGGTTCTTACCAGCTGTAAACATCCGTGACTCTCCATCTAAATTGCGAAGACCTCCTGAGGACCAATTTACTGACAGATGATCCTGCACTTAATCAAGGCTCCACTCCTGAGCATGtgtttttctctccccacttGAAATACTTCCCAGACCTTAGGCCGTTAATGATTTACTATCTACTTCCTTGAAAAGACGCTTCCAAGATGGCTCCCCTGAAAAAGCTGTGCCAGGCCTCACAAGTGAGAGCAATAAAGAAACGTGCCTGTCAACAAATCCCACAACGTAGAGCCAACTGCATGCTCCAAACCAAGGACACAAAGAACAAAAGAGTGCAAGTCAAGAGAGGCTTTCAGATATAAGGAGACCAACAGAAGTTGTGCAACCTACCCAAATTTATCAAATTGGCTTCTGTTCAGGGCACTATGACTATGGCATTACTGCCCAGAAGAGAAGCTCTGTCTGGGCGGCAGAAGCAGCCCTGTGGGTACCTTGGGAATCCTTCCCCTGATTGCCAAAGATGCTCACCTGTTGGAATGTAGCCTGTCCCCTGGCACGTGAGACAGGTGATGCTATCTCGACCTGTGAACTCCACATATGGGAACTGAGCAATGGCTTCTTCCTGCTCCCTTTCGGCCAGCAAATCCGCCCTGTCATCTTTCTTTCGCTTGCAGTAAGAGGGGCGAGCAGAGGTGGAATGCTGGGACCCCATGGCCCGGATGTGCCACTTGTATCATGTCCTGAGACGTAAAGAGGCAAGTGAGCGCATGTTAGTGGCCACGCTGAGCCCGGAGAGAAGGAATTGCCTCTTTCTGtcagaaaagtgaaaacacacaaaaaaagagaccAAATTGCCGTCCTGGGATTTCAAACACCTGCACGATTTCTACCAGGATCGTCATTTTGTAGCAATGTTCCTCAACCGCTGCCACCCGCCCCATAAAGCCAGAGAAACAAGAGCTCCCTCCACCAACCTGCCCAGCTCCTCACTGCCTGTGGACTCGGGGCACCCCAGCTCCCACCTGGTCCCAGCCTCGCCCCTTCCTGCCCGCTATTCGCAAACTCTGCGCTCTCCTCGAGAAAACCTTCCCGGACAAACAACAGGCACCAAATCAGTAACAGGCCTTAGAGATCCCCATCCCCCTCCACTCCCAGCCCCGGGAGGCGGGCTCAGGTCACGCCCCCCGGCTGACTGACGCTGCGAGCCCACCGGGGTCGCCGAGACGGGAGCGAACGCCGGCGTCCCCGGACCTGCAGCGCGCCGACTCCCGGCAGCTCCTCTCTGGGCCGCACCCACCGCCACCTGCCCGCTCCAGCAGGTTTACCTGCCTCTTCGGTCCTCCGTACTGCCAGCACTCGCCGCGCACGCGCCGAAGGGCAAGCCGCGGGGGGAGAGGGACGCTGGCGTGCGCTCGCGCGTGCGCTCTTCCCAACCCAACTGTGGCGCCGGCAGAGGGCGCCAGAGAGCGGTGCCCCGCTCGGCCGACGCGAGGTGGCCCGGGGGGAACAGGCGATACTCCAGAGTTTCCCAGAAACGCCAGGAAGGGCCTGAGTCAAGTTTCCGGAGCCGCGTGTCTCTGCCGAGGGACGAGGAAGGAGCCGGCGGCGGCCAAAGCCATTCTCAACTATCGTTTGGGTACGAGGGCTGTGTGGACGCAGAGGGTGCAGAGATGCAGAAGACACGGAACTTGCCCCCATTGCGGCTTAGTCCTCCCCTTACCTCGTCATCAGTACGCAAAAAGGCCTGCGCAGAAGGGGTTAGAGAACGCTTTTTAACGAGTGGGTTTCTTTGCACATACTCTTAGCCTGCAGCAGAAGAAAGTGAGGACAGACATTAAGTGACATTGCTTACGACGctgctgggggagaggagagattgTGAACCCGACTGATGAAGGGCCTGCTTGGCAATGGAGAGTGAAGCTGGCGACCTCCAAAGTCTCTGCCACCTCCGTAACTCTTCCTTTATGCTCTAGGGAACGCTGGTGCCCCTTCTGCTGTCCAGCTACCTGCTCAACTGCTGGTCATAGCCGATCCACTGAGCCTTTAGAGTAAGAAGTGCtaaagaaggaaatagtaaatGACACTTGTTAAAGACAGTGAGGCAGACTTTACTAAAGGGGGGCCATGGCTATGGGTGTAGGGACGGCTGCAATGGGGACTTGcattgagggggtggggaagagattGGGTGCAGCTCTGAATACAACATGGGCAAGTAGGAATTCATAGGCAAGGAGCAGGGTGGGTGGTCAGcagatggaaaattactaagaggaaacatcaggGGTAGGGAGAATTCTGGCTAAACCgacctaacaggattcttgctgaagacaGGCCAGGATGATCAGCTGTCACCCGGGGGATGGTGGAGAATGCTCAGGTGTCCAGGGTCCAGAGTTCTTGCTCATACTGGATTCTATGATAAGCACACAGAAGGGCCTAGGAGAAGTTTTAGGAGCctgactaaagtttggtcaagcAAAGAATCTTAATCAGAACCTTAATCTCAGCAAGGAGGCATTGTTACTCTTTTCTACCTCTAGCCCATACCTTCTCCTTCCTGAAATCTGGTCATCATCTCTCTCGTTGCAATCTctataccaatttatattctttatacaAATCTGATTTTGTTTGGGGCAACAATATGCTCAACTAAAAAATACATCTCCCCACCTGTCTTGCCACATGACACAGCTTGAGCCAATGAGATATAGGCAAGAGTTGTGTGGCACTTGCTAGAAAGCTCCTGATAAGGGATAGAGACTTAACTGGTCCTTTGACCTTCTTCTTCCAGTTTGCAATTTGGATTTGATGTTGGAGATGGGGCAGCCGTCTTGTGACCATGAGGCAAGAAATGCATGCTACGGAAGGCTGGGTAGAAGCATAAAAGGAACCTGGGTTCCTATGGCATTTGGAGCCACATTCAGGCTCTGGACTACCTATCTTCTGACTTCTtgttacatgagaaaaataaCCACTCCCCACCAAAATTGTGTTTTTTGGGGGTGCCTCTCACAGTGGGATACAatcctaaaaaataaagatacagacAGACAAAGCCTGGATTTTAACACAAGCAGTCTGACTGCTTTAATCACACATTATGTAGGCCACACTTAGGTTTCTAGCCTCTAGTTCTAAAGTCTGCTCTTAGAGGGAGACCTCTTTCCTGTCTGAGGCCTCTTTTCCAAGTTCAGCTTTCTTGTCTGAGGACCCACTTCTGACAGAGAGTTCACCTGGGGAATCTGGGGAATGAGCCCATCCTTCAGTCACATGGGTGTTGCCTCACCTTGAGGCCTCTGTTGGATCCCTGCCAAGGACTAATGTCCACACTACAGATGGCTGTTTCAGAGGGTCCAGGCTTGTCCGGGGCGCCAGGAAGGTGGAGAGGCAGCGGCCTGGTTCATACCAGCTTAAGAAGAAGTGGAGGCCAGAGGATGGTGGAGGGCTGTGGATGCtctgaaaaggaaagggaacaggCTAAGCGCTTGGGCCTGTAGTGAGGAAAAAAAGGGCTTTGGATTGGTGGGGACTGTGAAGGGGGCCTGGGAACTTAACCAGCAGAACCCCTGAGGCTTTCTGGCAGTCTGCTTCCGAAAGTGTGTTTGGGACGGATAGCCTACACTCTCCAGTATGGCTGTTCCATCTCCTtgtctccccagcacccagctcgACACCTGGTGCATAGTAGGCTCTCAACAAATGCTTGCAGAATGGCTCAGCCTGAAGGCTGGCCAGCACTGCCTGGGGGAGTAGTCCCAGCATCCGCCTGCACCATCCGGGAGGCAGGTATAATTGGGCAGCACATTCCTGAGGAGACACCCATCACTTCTCACCTTTGCCTGGATTCCAGGTTTGTCTCACCATCCCGGTTATGAGCAGTGAGGTTACTGCAGACATGAGCTCACTGGGGCACTCCGGGTGGGCCGGGGCAGAGTGGGGCCGTCCGGGGATCCCTGCACTCCCAGGCTCCTCAATTTCTCCATGTGCACTAGGTACCCCTGGCCTCACAGGCCAAGGGCAGTAGAGACCTGAGCCGGCTCTGCTAGGCTGCACACCTTCCCCCTCACACGCGGGGACAGGACTGTGCAGGGCAGTGTTTTAAGACTATGTTAACCTCCCTCTGCGCTGACGTGGAGGCTGAGAGTTTAGAGCTGGAAGTGCTCTGCAAGGTCTTGATTCTGTTCCCTTTATCTATTCCACGCTTGGGAGAACTTGCTTGAGGTTAAGTGACACCCAGTAAGTGAAAGAATCGGCCCTTGTTTCTTAGAGCCCCAGAAGCAGGCCACCGTGTCACGTTCTCTCTTCCTTGTGCAGAGAGCCACAGGCCCCCGGTTTGGGTGATGTGACAGCTTTCCTGGGGCCTGGGAATCGTTGCCTGGGCTGGCAGAGCTGGGTCCCAGGGGCGGGCATGCCCAGTACACAACACAGCCATTCCCCACAGCGATGCCAGGGCAGAGGTCCCTGCTGTCCccgtgttttcctctctctcctcaatGGCACTTCAGGAATACCTGGGATTATCTCTCTGAGGAGCTGAGCCATTGAATGAAGACAGTTCAGGGAGTTTCCTTAAAACAATCTTTGAAGAATATTTCTACCCCACAGAAATCAAAGAAACCCAAAGGACTGTTATCTCCTTGGAATGCGGGATAGAAATACAAGGCAAACCAAAACACCAACTAACATCTTAAAACAAACACGAGAACCAGACTCTCTCGTAGCGGTACTTACAGATTGGGGAGATGAGTACCTGGCCCCTGAACACTGTTAGCCACTGTCCCCAAGGTCCATGTGATGGCTGTGAGGGCCTTGGTCCTTAGTAGATGCCAAAAGTCCCCCTCTACTGCTGGCAACCTCAGAGGAACACACACTCTGGGTCATGTCAGTGTGTGTGCAATGCACATGTAATGTAAACCACATGGCCTCCACCCCGTCCAGGAATTGCCACCCCTAGGTACCCTTGCCTAGAAGTTCTGGGCCCCTGAATGGGAACTGTGTCGGGAGCTGGCACCCTCAGGCCATGGGAGAAGTTGCCTAGGCTGGGAAGTCTGCCTAAGGGGTAGGCCAAGGGTGGGCTTGCTTCATTTTAACTCCTCAATGAGTGTTCGATGAAACCCGGCAGCAGTCAGCCAGTCTTCCTGGTCGACCTCCCCTAGCACTGCCACCTCCTGTGCCAGCCGCAGGGACAAACCTGGCGGCCAAACAGATTCACACCTGACTGTTGTCAGAAACTGCCATTAAACTCTTGTCTGCGTGTGCTGCTGTGCTGGGCACCGTGCCTGGGGCCTCAGCCAGCAGAGCCTCTGGCCTCAGCAGCCTCTGTCTGAGACCCAGCCAGACGAATGGAAGAAGGACAGGCAGTGAATGAACCGACACCCTTTACAAAGCAGGCAGCGAAAACCACGGGCAGGGGATGATAGGAATGGGGGAGCCACGGGGCCAAGCCCGAGGACAGATGGCAGAGGTAAACTCCAAGAGAATGTTAGAAAAGCCGAATCCATTCTCAATCCCATCCCAGAAGTCAACTGTCTGAAATAGGTGTCTTCTCTCCATCAATAGTCAGCGGTTGAATTCAGGTCCTCTGCACCCTTTGCCTAGGCAATGCGATGGCCTTCTTAGGAGGTTTCCTGGCTTAAAAAAAGTAACTTATTGAGTATCTGTTATGTGTCAGGCTGGGTTTCAACATCATCATTTGATGGATGGGGCATCtgtggctcagagaagtgaagtgatttgCCTCATGTCACACAGCTGGCATATGAACACCACACCATCTCTGGCCGCTTGACCTTCCAGCTCTTTGTCCGCACTCCGTTGGGGCAGCGGTCTAGCCTCACGGTCCTTTAATCAAATGCAAATGGAGTCATGTCCTCCTGTTTCTTAAAAGCTTCAGAGGCTCCTCCCAGGCTGCAGGAAAAGACCCAAACCCTTCCACATCTCGCAAGGCCCTTTCTCCTGTCCTGCTGCTCTCTTGCCACTAACCACACACTCTGACCGCAGAAGACTATTTGCAGCTTCCTAAACATGCTGGTGCTTTACGTGCTTGCTCGTTCTGCCCTCTCTGTATAGGATATTCCTTTCTCCCTGGCCCACCCCACTCCACACCCCATTTCCTGCAGCCGGAGAGATCGTACACAACCCTCCAAGCCCAGCCCAGATGTCACTCTGAGATCTTCCCTGAAAACCTATCTCCTGCCATTCCCATACACACACTGCCCAGTGTCAGGACAGCTGTCGCCACATCTGTC
It encodes the following:
- the TMEM106C gene encoding transmembrane protein 106C, with product MGSQHSTSARPSYCKRKKDDRADLLAEREQEEAIAQFPYVEFTGRDSITCLTCQGTGYIPTEQVNELVALIPHSDQRLRPQRTKQYVLLSVLLCLLASGLVVFFLFPHSVLVDDDGIKVVKVTFNKQDSLVILAITATLKIRNSNFYSVAVTSLSSQVQYMNTVVGTYVTTNVSLIPPRSEQLVNFTAKAEMGGPFSYVYFFCTLPDIVVHNIVIFMRTSVKISYIGHMTQSSLETHHYVDCGANSTAV